A DNA window from Brenneria izadpanahii contains the following coding sequences:
- a CDS encoding amino acid ABC transporter substrate-binding protein translates to MLKRTLVFATVMLLTLGNTLLPAHAETAAPGNGETLKKIKARGELICGVHPARHGFSSIDSKGQWTGLDVDYCRALAAAIFGDAGKVRFSALSTAQRFPAIQSGEVDVLSRNITASLSRDTSLGLNFAPPTFYTGTGFMVRADSGVKKIEDLDGATVCITPGSSTEHNVAQIFAARNLHYTPVVIENNKEYVAAYLAGRCDVIARDKVALPGVRIYDAENAADHFILPGIYSKEPLAMAVRQGDDQWYDIVKWVVYATFNAEEMDINQKNVDGKLGDNDPEVQALLGVTGDYGQKLGLDNKWAYNIVKQVGNYADIYNRHFGPDTPAPLDRDLNNLWTKGGLLYGLPIQ, encoded by the coding sequence ATGCTGAAAAGAACGCTCGTTTTTGCAACTGTTATGCTGCTAACCCTGGGGAATACGCTCTTGCCTGCCCATGCGGAAACCGCCGCGCCCGGCAATGGTGAGACGCTGAAAAAAATCAAGGCCAGAGGAGAACTGATCTGCGGCGTCCACCCTGCCCGTCATGGCTTCTCTTCCATCGACAGCAAAGGACAATGGACGGGGCTGGACGTCGATTATTGCCGCGCGCTGGCCGCCGCCATCTTCGGCGATGCCGGCAAGGTCCGTTTTTCCGCGCTGTCCACCGCACAGCGCTTCCCGGCGATTCAGTCCGGCGAAGTGGACGTCCTGTCGCGTAATATCACGGCGTCATTATCCCGCGATACCTCGCTGGGGCTGAATTTCGCGCCGCCGACCTTCTATACCGGCACCGGCTTTATGGTGCGCGCGGATTCCGGCGTGAAAAAAATCGAGGATCTGGACGGCGCGACGGTATGCATCACGCCCGGCAGCAGCACCGAACACAACGTGGCGCAAATTTTCGCTGCGCGCAACCTGCATTACACGCCGGTAGTGATCGAAAACAATAAAGAATACGTCGCCGCCTATCTGGCCGGCCGCTGTGACGTGATTGCCCGCGATAAAGTCGCGCTGCCGGGGGTGCGTATTTATGATGCGGAAAATGCCGCCGATCACTTTATTTTACCGGGCATCTACTCTAAAGAACCGCTGGCGATGGCCGTGCGTCAAGGGGACGATCAGTGGTACGACATTGTTAAATGGGTGGTATACGCCACGTTCAATGCCGAAGAGATGGATATCAATCAGAAGAATGTGGACGGCAAACTGGGCGACAACGACCCGGAAGTTCAGGCGCTGCTGGGCGTGACCGGCGATTACGGCCAAAAGCTGGGTCTGGACAACAAGTGGGCGTACAACATCGTTAAGCAAGTCGGTAATTATGCCGACATCTATAACCGCCACTTCGGCCCGGATACGCCTGCGCCGCTGGACCGCGATCTGAATAATCTCTGGACCAAAGGCGGCCTGCTGTACGGTTTGCCGATTCAATGA
- a CDS encoding RES family NAD+ phosphorylase — protein MLITPHLIADPGQVLTKVEGIFYRAIDPVYRAHTLSGSRNPGRYSSINQPTLYLSSSPEGVEAAMKSHKGTRSHSLDIVRVDVTADSIFDLRNESAMSLMGIRLEDTTAPWQEIVAKGDIPSSWAVRNRLEAYGAKGLIDPSRKAPGLWHLVLFSWNADSSSQVYVLD, from the coding sequence ATGTTGATTACACCTCATTTGATTGCAGATCCCGGCCAGGTTTTAACTAAAGTGGAAGGGATTTTCTATCGCGCTATTGATCCGGTGTACCGAGCGCACACTCTGTCCGGTTCCAGAAATCCCGGACGGTATTCAAGCATTAATCAGCCCACCCTTTATCTCAGTTCATCGCCTGAAGGAGTGGAGGCGGCTATGAAATCACATAAAGGCACCCGGAGTCATTCCCTTGATATTGTAAGGGTTGATGTGACGGCTGACAGTATTTTCGATCTACGGAATGAATCAGCCATGTCGCTGATGGGCATCAGGCTTGAGGATACAACCGCGCCGTGGCAGGAAATAGTTGCTAAAGGCGATATCCCAAGTTCGTGGGCCGTTCGGAATCGTCTGGAGGCTTACGGTGCCAAAGGATTAATTGATCCTTCAAGAAAAGCGCCGGGCCTATGGCACCTGGTTCTATTTTCATGGAATGCCGATAGTTCATCACAGGTTTATGTCCTGGATTGA
- a CDS encoding sulfite exporter TauE/SafE family protein: protein MLNLIPPEISPLFAGVLVFCSFLTSALTAALGLGGGVTLLAIMGLGMPIGSLLPVHGIVQLGSNLSRTLIQRLYVVWPLVLWFFIGSAVGIALGAPVAAWIPDNIAKIALALFILWSVFYKRPPAKKVNRLFFILGGAVASIGTMIVGATGPLVAGLISSQGLTRQPLIATHATCMVLQHGLKILAFGLMGFAYASWLPMLSAMIASGVLGTWLGARLLDNLPEKLFRTAFRLTMIILCSQLIWQGIRGYL from the coding sequence ATGCTCAACCTGATCCCGCCGGAAATTTCGCCGCTGTTTGCCGGTGTACTGGTATTTTGCAGTTTTCTCACCTCTGCCCTGACCGCCGCGCTGGGGCTGGGCGGCGGCGTGACGCTGCTGGCCATCATGGGGTTGGGCATGCCGATCGGCAGCCTATTGCCGGTACACGGCATCGTACAGCTCGGCTCAAACCTGAGCCGGACGCTGATTCAGCGGCTGTATGTCGTCTGGCCGCTGGTGCTGTGGTTTTTCATCGGCAGCGCGGTGGGTATTGCGCTCGGCGCGCCGGTCGCGGCATGGATACCGGACAATATCGCCAAAATCGCCCTGGCGCTGTTTATTCTGTGGTCGGTATTTTATAAACGCCCGCCGGCCAAAAAGGTAAACCGCCTGTTCTTTATTCTCGGCGGGGCGGTAGCCAGCATCGGCACGATGATCGTCGGCGCCACCGGGCCGCTGGTGGCCGGTCTGATCAGTTCGCAGGGGTTGACCAGACAACCGCTGATCGCCACTCACGCCACCTGTATGGTGCTGCAACACGGCTTAAAAATTCTCGCCTTCGGCCTGATGGGCTTTGCTTACGCCAGTTGGCTGCCGATGCTGAGCGCCATGATCGCCAGCGGCGTACTGGGCACCTGGCTCGGCGCCCGGCTGTTGGATAACCTGCCGGAAAAATTGTTTCGCACCGCGTTTCGTCTGACGATGATTATCCTCTGCTCACAGCTAATCTGGCAGGGGATCAGGGGATATCTATAA
- a CDS encoding MmgE/PrpD family protein, with the protein MTIARQFAHNLLAFSRQTFPADALAHARTAIIDTLGVTLAGGVQDGAEKLRAVILPSAAPGKSRVFGTDLHLNALDAALLNGASAHLLDFDDSNSWLHGHISVVVLPALLALADERQSSGSEILRAYLAGYETAVRMGKTVSPYQYRHGWHPTTSVGIFAAVAASAVLLGLSEEQTAAALSISASLASGIKSNFGSQTKSLAVGHANRSAVMAVLLARQGYSAGSTAFEHNHGYFNVYNRGPENYDATPLTESWDAPSHILDKVKGNSFKYFPCCYAILSPLDGLLALREQTALPAEQIARIQIAVHPIRFPHINIPQPETPLAGKFSLHYCIARAWVNGRLTLDDFIDDAAFNDPLTNALMEKVELSCHDEETTHSAQVTLIAQDGQRFSRHVAGAMGSSAAIPLPDNLIEQKFLDCASQTMTREAAQALYQRLLQDDFR; encoded by the coding sequence ATGACCATTGCCCGCCAGTTTGCTCATAATCTGTTGGCGTTTTCCCGCCAAACCTTTCCCGCCGACGCCCTGGCGCACGCCAGAACCGCCATTATCGATACGCTGGGCGTAACGCTGGCGGGCGGCGTTCAGGATGGCGCGGAAAAACTTCGGGCGGTTATCCTTCCCTCGGCGGCGCCAGGGAAAAGCCGGGTGTTCGGCACGGATTTGCATCTCAATGCGCTGGATGCCGCCTTGCTGAATGGCGCCTCCGCGCATTTGCTGGATTTTGATGATTCCAACTCCTGGCTGCACGGCCATATCTCGGTCGTGGTGCTGCCGGCGCTGCTGGCGCTGGCGGATGAACGGCAATCCAGCGGTTCGGAGATACTGCGCGCCTATCTGGCCGGTTACGAAACCGCGGTACGAATGGGAAAAACGGTCAGCCCGTATCAATACCGTCACGGCTGGCATCCGACCACCTCCGTCGGCATTTTCGCGGCCGTCGCCGCCAGCGCCGTGCTGCTCGGTCTCAGCGAAGAACAAACGGCCGCCGCGCTGTCGATTAGCGCATCGTTGGCGTCCGGCATCAAATCCAACTTTGGCAGCCAGACTAAATCCCTGGCTGTCGGACACGCCAATCGCAGCGCGGTGATGGCGGTTCTGCTGGCCCGACAGGGATACAGCGCCGGGTCTACCGCCTTTGAGCACAACCACGGTTATTTCAACGTTTATAACCGCGGGCCGGAAAACTACGACGCCACCCCACTGACGGAAAGCTGGGATGCGCCATCGCATATTCTTGATAAGGTCAAAGGCAACAGCTTTAAGTATTTTCCCTGCTGCTACGCGATCTTATCGCCGCTGGACGGACTGCTGGCCCTGCGTGAACAGACCGCGCTGCCCGCCGAACAGATCGCGCGTATTCAGATCGCCGTTCACCCGATCCGTTTCCCGCACATCAACATACCGCAGCCGGAAACCCCGCTGGCGGGAAAATTCAGCCTGCATTACTGTATTGCCCGCGCATGGGTAAACGGTCGGCTAACGCTGGATGACTTTATTGATGACGCGGCGTTCAACGATCCGCTCACCAATGCCCTGATGGAGAAAGTAGAACTGAGCTGTCATGATGAAGAAACGACCCACAGCGCGCAGGTCACGCTGATCGCTCAGGACGGACAGCGTTTTAGCCGTCACGTTGCGGGGGCGATGGGTTCAAGCGCGGCCATTCCGTTGCCGGACAATCTGATTGAACAGAAATTCCTCGATTGCGCCAGTCAGACAATGACGCGTGAGGCGGCCCAGGCGTTGTATCAGCGTCTGCTCCAGGATGATTTCCGCTAA
- a CDS encoding MmgE/PrpD family protein translates to MTTTPVFSRGEQLSQFISQAPRIAIPDVVLHEAKRALIDYLGVALGAANDDAVQAVRQVVKRWNSQGDAQIFLGGKTTPALAALVNATMSHAADYDDTHPAGAGHPSGPCWSAALAMAQAYDASERATLIAFITGFEVMAKLGGGWVPGVGRNLQRRGFHPTSVVGRAGAAAVAASILQLNPQQIANALGAAATMMGGLQKSSGTHGKPFHAGKAAMDGIMAAELAAEGFVAAHHFYETDGWVKIFIQDGSAEIPPLDFGQSWELLTNGYKLYASCRGTHASIETALGLYPRLNGRKIKRIHAKVHPMGMVNAGIANPKTPLESKFSIPHCITLALSGYQLADTDFTQQTVDDPRPRQLLPLLEVEAVDGQSASSAFIDIWLEDGEQLHGETQVYRGHAENPLTDEELRAKFDTLTVPVLGAADSGRLYQAALDFERPGSLSVISEILAGRV, encoded by the coding sequence ATGACCACGACCCCCGTGTTCTCACGCGGAGAACAACTTAGCCAGTTTATCAGCCAGGCTCCCCGAATCGCTATTCCCGACGTCGTGCTGCATGAAGCAAAACGCGCGTTAATTGATTATCTGGGCGTGGCGTTGGGCGCGGCTAATGATGATGCCGTACAAGCGGTACGCCAGGTCGTCAAACGTTGGAATTCGCAGGGCGACGCGCAAATTTTTCTCGGCGGCAAAACCACGCCGGCGCTGGCCGCGCTGGTCAACGCCACCATGTCGCATGCCGCCGATTACGATGATACCCATCCGGCCGGCGCCGGACACCCGAGCGGCCCTTGCTGGTCTGCCGCGCTGGCGATGGCGCAGGCGTATGACGCCAGCGAACGGGCGACGTTAATCGCCTTTATTACCGGATTCGAGGTTATGGCTAAACTGGGCGGCGGCTGGGTTCCCGGCGTCGGGCGTAATCTGCAACGGCGGGGCTTCCACCCCACCTCGGTCGTCGGACGGGCGGGCGCCGCTGCTGTCGCCGCCTCAATCCTGCAATTGAATCCGCAACAAATCGCCAATGCGCTTGGCGCGGCGGCCACCATGATGGGCGGGCTGCAAAAATCCTCCGGCACGCATGGAAAACCATTTCATGCCGGTAAAGCGGCGATGGACGGCATTATGGCCGCCGAACTCGCCGCCGAAGGCTTTGTCGCCGCGCATCATTTCTATGAAACGGACGGCTGGGTGAAAATCTTCATTCAGGACGGCAGTGCGGAAATTCCTCCGTTGGATTTCGGCCAGAGTTGGGAACTGCTGACCAACGGCTACAAACTCTACGCCAGCTGTCGCGGGACGCACGCTTCGATAGAAACGGCGCTCGGCCTCTATCCACGGCTTAACGGCCGAAAAATCAAACGGATTCACGCCAAAGTGCATCCGATGGGCATGGTCAACGCCGGCATCGCCAACCCGAAAACGCCGTTGGAAAGCAAATTCAGCATTCCCCACTGCATTACCCTTGCGCTGAGCGGCTACCAACTGGCCGATACCGATTTCACCCAGCAAACCGTCGACGATCCGCGCCCCCGCCAGTTGCTGCCGCTGTTGGAGGTGGAGGCGGTTGACGGCCAGTCGGCCAGCTCCGCTTTTATCGACATCTGGCTGGAAGACGGTGAACAACTGCACGGTGAAACGCAGGTCTATCGCGGTCATGCGGAAAATCCGCTCACTGATGAGGAACTGCGCGCCAAGTTCGATACGCTGACCGTACCGGTATTAGGCGCCGCAGACAGCGGCAGGTTGTATCAGGCCGCGCTCGATTTTGAACGGCCGGGATCGCTGTCCGTCATCAGCGAAATCCTAGCCGGCCGCGTATAA
- a CDS encoding GntR family transcriptional regulator, translated as MNLKTTDRETASSPFETLIAAIENGELLPGERLQEARLAKQFGLSRTPIREALHRLETLGLVEPGPQRGLMIAQLSYERLRQLFAVREGLERLAIDLAVTSASEEEIGLLQDMVNAERQISDSKRLHDHNRLFHRQIYRSTHNPYLNEMLDNLRIHLSLLRGTTYELPERVEEAKKEHQLIVEALARRDREAAQEVACQHIRNGYRARLSILSQRDF; from the coding sequence ATGAATCTAAAAACGACCGACCGAGAAACGGCTTCATCGCCTTTTGAGACCCTGATAGCCGCGATTGAAAACGGCGAGCTATTGCCGGGGGAACGTTTGCAGGAGGCCCGGCTGGCGAAGCAGTTCGGTCTGAGCCGTACCCCGATTCGTGAAGCATTGCATCGTTTGGAAACGCTGGGATTGGTTGAACCCGGCCCGCAGCGTGGTCTGATGATTGCCCAGCTTAGCTATGAGCGGCTGCGTCAGTTATTTGCGGTACGTGAAGGGTTGGAGCGACTGGCTATCGATCTTGCCGTGACCTCGGCGTCTGAGGAAGAGATTGGTTTATTGCAGGACATGGTTAACGCCGAACGGCAAATTAGCGACAGTAAACGGCTGCACGACCATAATCGATTGTTCCACCGTCAGATTTATCGTTCTACTCACAATCCCTACCTGAATGAAATGCTGGATAACCTGCGCATTCACCTGTCGCTGTTGCGCGGCACCACCTATGAGTTGCCGGAACGGGTTGAGGAAGCGAAAAAAGAGCACCAGTTGATCGTTGAGGCATTGGCGCGGCGCGATCGTGAAGCGGCGCAGGAAGTCGCCTGTCAGCATATCAGAAATGGTTACCGGGCCCGTCTCAGCATTTTGAGCCAGCGGGATTTTTAA
- the hemY gene encoding protoheme IX biogenesis protein HemY has translation MLRILLLFLILIAGVVIGPMVAGHQGYVLIQTDNYNIETSVTGLVISLVLLYLVLLAVEWVIRRIFRTGARTRGWFLGRKRSRARKQTRAALLKLAEGDYRQVEKLMTRNADHADQPVVNYLLAAEAAQQRGDDFRTKQYLERAAEIADTDQLPVDITRVRIQLARHEDHAARHGVDRLLEVAPRHPEVLRLAEQAFLRTNAYSALLDILPAMRKTNVHDDAQLQELQQQAYIGLMNQAMADGGSEGLKQWWSNQSRKVRHEVPLQVAMTEHLIECDDHDTAQKIILDGLKRQYDERLILLMPRLKSDDPERLEKALHQLIKQQGATPLLNSTLGQLLMKHGEWQQASDAFRAALEQRPDAYDYAWRADALDRLHQPDEAAKMRQEGLMLTLQSPAESPKQDA, from the coding sequence ATGCTGAGAATTTTGCTGCTGTTTCTCATCCTGATCGCGGGCGTGGTTATCGGCCCGATGGTAGCCGGTCATCAGGGATACGTGCTGATTCAAACGGACAACTACAATATTGAAACCAGCGTGACCGGTCTGGTCATCAGCCTGGTGCTGCTGTACCTGGTCCTGTTGGCCGTTGAGTGGGTCATTCGCCGGATATTCCGTACCGGCGCCCGCACCCGCGGCTGGTTCCTGGGCCGCAAACGCAGCCGGGCCAGAAAACAGACCAGGGCGGCGCTGCTCAAACTGGCGGAAGGCGATTATCGTCAAGTAGAGAAGTTGATGACCCGCAATGCCGATCATGCAGATCAGCCGGTGGTTAACTATCTGCTGGCGGCGGAAGCGGCGCAGCAGCGCGGCGATGATTTCCGCACCAAGCAGTATCTGGAGCGCGCCGCGGAAATCGCCGATACCGATCAACTGCCGGTGGATATTACCAGGGTGCGCATTCAATTGGCTCGTCATGAAGATCACGCCGCCCGTCATGGCGTCGATCGCTTGCTGGAAGTCGCTCCGCGCCACCCGGAAGTCTTGCGTCTTGCGGAGCAGGCGTTCCTGCGCACCAATGCTTACAGCGCATTGTTGGATATTCTTCCCGCGATGCGCAAAACCAATGTGCACGACGACGCGCAGCTGCAAGAGCTACAGCAACAGGCTTATATCGGCCTGATGAATCAGGCGATGGCGGACGGCGGCAGTGAAGGGCTGAAACAATGGTGGAGCAATCAGAGCCGTAAAGTCCGCCACGAAGTTCCCCTGCAAGTGGCGATGACGGAGCATCTTATTGAGTGCGACGACCACGATACCGCTCAGAAAATCATTCTGGACGGGCTCAAACGCCAATATGACGAACGCCTGATTCTGTTGATGCCGCGCCTTAAGTCCGACGATCCCGAACGGTTGGAAAAAGCGTTGCACCAGTTGATCAAACAGCAGGGCGCGACGCCGTTGCTGAACAGCACGCTAGGCCAGTTGTTGATGAAGCACGGCGAATGGCAGCAAGCCAGCGATGCTTTCCGTGCCGCGCTGGAGCAACGCCCGGACGCTTATGACTACGCCTGGCGCGCCGACGCTCTTGACCGCCTCCATCAGCCCGATGAAGCGGCAAAAATGCGACAGGAGGGTCTAATGCTCACGCTGCAATCTCCCGCCGAATCGCCGAAACAAGACGCCTGA
- the hemX gene encoding uroporphyrinogen-III C-methyltransferase, producing the protein MTEHNTPTTPSEEVAEPVAPAHQQQERKPQPTKQSGVILGAIAIVIALALSGGLYYYIHQQNQQDAAAVQSLESQLSALQQQYKQEQQQWRDAQQQHSKALDATQQRLDALTLQSDDIQKKLASLTEHDTNTWLLSQADFLVKMAGRKLWSDKDVTTAGALLKSADASLAEMNDPSVIEVRRALTSDISALSGVSQIDFDGIILKVNQLTDQVDNLRLADNNTDEAPMDENSTELSASLSEWRQNLSKSWHNFMAEFITIRRRDSAAEPLLAPNQDIYLRENIRSRLLVAAQAIPRHQNEIYKQSLETVSTWIRAYFDTSDPNTQAFLDRLDELSQQSISMDVPAKLQSQPLLEKLMQTRVRNLLAQTPAIQQEG; encoded by the coding sequence ATGACGGAACACAATACCCCCACGACCCCATCTGAAGAGGTTGCAGAACCGGTTGCGCCCGCGCATCAGCAGCAGGAGCGGAAACCGCAACCAACCAAACAAAGCGGCGTGATACTGGGGGCAATCGCCATCGTTATCGCGCTGGCGCTTAGCGGCGGTCTCTATTACTACATTCATCAGCAAAATCAACAGGACGCCGCCGCCGTCCAGAGCCTGGAGTCTCAGTTAAGCGCGCTGCAACAACAATACAAACAGGAACAGCAGCAGTGGCGGGACGCGCAGCAGCAGCATAGCAAAGCGCTGGACGCCACGCAGCAGCGTCTTGACGCCTTGACCCTCCAGTCTGACGACATACAGAAAAAGCTGGCCTCTCTGACCGAGCACGATACCAACACCTGGCTGTTATCACAGGCGGATTTCCTGGTGAAAATGGCGGGCCGGAAGTTATGGAGCGATAAGGACGTCACCACGGCGGGCGCGTTGCTGAAAAGCGCGGACGCCAGTCTGGCGGAAATGAACGATCCGAGCGTGATTGAGGTTCGCCGGGCTCTCACCAGCGATATCAGCGCGCTGTCGGGCGTCAGCCAGATCGACTTCGACGGCATCATCCTTAAAGTTAACCAGTTGACCGATCAGGTGGATAACCTGCGCCTTGCCGACAACAATACCGATGAAGCCCCAATGGATGAGAACAGCACGGAGCTTTCGGCGTCTCTCAGCGAATGGCGGCAAAATCTCAGCAAGAGCTGGCATAACTTTATGGCTGAATTCATCACCATTCGCCGCCGCGATAGCGCTGCGGAGCCGCTGCTGGCGCCGAATCAAGACATTTATCTGCGTGAAAATATCCGTTCGCGTCTGTTGGTGGCGGCCCAGGCCATCCCGCGCCATCAAAACGAAATCTATAAGCAGTCTCTGGAAACGGTCTCCACCTGGATCAGAGCCTACTTTGACACCAGCGATCCAAACACCCAGGCCTTTCTGGACAGGCTGGACGAGTTGAGCCAACAGTCCATTTCAATGGATGTGCCGGCCAAACTGCAAAGCCAACCGCTACTGGAAAAACTGATGCAGACGCGGGTACGCAACCTACTGGCGCAGACGCCGGCGATTCAACAGGAGGGTTGA
- the hemD gene encoding uroporphyrinogen-III synthase: MTILVTRPSPAGEQLVARLRKLGYSAYHSPLIEFSPGGELAQLPSMLARLRPGDLLFALSRHAVDYADPLLTRRGAGWPQNLSYYAIGRTTALTLHKVSARHVAYPSERETSESLLQLPELQYVNGKHALLLRGNGGRELLGDTLTERGAKVSYCECYQRCPVHYDGLEQSRHWQQAGIDRLVITSGEMLQRIYTLVPDYYRASWLLDCQLIVVSERLAIQARQLGWRNIRIADNADNDALMRALQ; the protein is encoded by the coding sequence ATGACAATTCTGGTTACCCGTCCATCCCCGGCCGGCGAGCAACTGGTGGCCCGCTTAAGAAAGCTGGGCTACAGCGCCTACCACAGCCCGCTGATCGAATTTTCACCGGGCGGCGAACTGGCGCAGTTGCCCTCGATGCTGGCGCGCTTACGCCCCGGCGATCTGCTCTTCGCGCTCTCGCGGCACGCGGTAGACTACGCGGATCCGCTGTTAACCCGGCGCGGCGCCGGTTGGCCGCAAAATCTGAGCTACTATGCCATCGGCCGCACAACCGCCCTGACGCTGCATAAAGTCAGCGCGCGTCATGTCGCCTACCCTTCCGAGCGGGAAACCAGCGAAAGTTTATTGCAATTACCAGAATTACAGTATGTTAATGGTAAACACGCACTATTATTACGAGGTAACGGCGGCAGGGAATTACTGGGCGACACGCTCACAGAACGCGGAGCAAAAGTGAGTTACTGTGAATGCTACCAACGTTGCCCCGTTCACTACGACGGGTTGGAACAAAGCCGTCACTGGCAACAGGCCGGCATAGACAGGCTGGTGATCACCAGCGGAGAAATGTTACAACGGATCTATACTTTAGTGCCTGATTACTATCGGGCTTCCTGGTTACTGGATTGTCAGTTGATTGTGGTTAGCGAACGATTGGCTATCCAGGCTCGCCAACTCGGCTGGCGTAACATTCGGATAGCCGATAATGCCGACAACGATGCGCTCATGCGCGCACTACAATAA
- the hemC gene encoding hydroxymethylbilane synthase produces MLDNILRIATRQSPLALWQAQYVQQLLRACHQGLQVELVPMVTRGDIILDTPLAKVGGKGLFVKELELALLEGRADIAVHSMKDVPAAFPDGLGLATICERDDPRDAFVSNHYADLAQLPAGGCVGTSSLRRQCQLRARRPDLVIRDLRGNVGTRLAKLDSGEYDAIILAVAGLKRLGLEERIRSPLSPETSLPAVGQGAIGIECRLDDERTRRLLAPLNHDDTATRVLAERAMNLRLEGGCQVPIGGYAELEGGTLWLRALVGSPDGGKIITGERRGSASDAEQIGVMLAEELLAKGAREILQTVYQDASSS; encoded by the coding sequence ATGTTAGACAATATTCTTAGAATTGCCACCCGACAGAGCCCGCTGGCCCTGTGGCAAGCACAATATGTTCAGCAGCTATTGCGCGCTTGCCATCAGGGACTCCAGGTCGAACTGGTACCGATGGTGACCCGCGGCGATATCATCCTGGATACGCCGTTAGCCAAAGTCGGCGGCAAGGGATTGTTTGTCAAAGAATTAGAATTGGCGCTGCTGGAAGGGCGCGCCGATATCGCCGTACACTCAATGAAAGACGTGCCAGCCGCATTTCCTGACGGCCTCGGTCTCGCCACCATTTGCGAGCGGGACGATCCGCGCGACGCTTTTGTCTCCAATCATTACGCCGACCTGGCTCAACTGCCGGCGGGCGGGTGCGTCGGCACCTCCAGCCTGCGCCGTCAATGCCAGCTGCGGGCCCGGCGCCCCGACCTCGTTATCCGTGATTTACGCGGCAATGTGGGAACCCGGTTGGCGAAACTGGATAGCGGCGAATATGACGCGATTATTCTGGCGGTCGCAGGGCTAAAGCGCCTGGGGCTGGAAGAGCGAATCCGTAGCCCGCTCAGCCCGGAAACGTCGTTGCCCGCGGTGGGGCAAGGCGCAATCGGCATTGAATGCCGGCTGGACGACGAACGCACCCGCCGGCTTCTCGCGCCGCTGAACCATGACGATACCGCTACGCGCGTACTGGCCGAGCGAGCGATGAACCTTCGCCTTGAAGGCGGCTGTCAGGTTCCCATCGGCGGCTACGCCGAGCTGGAAGGCGGCACGCTGTGGCTGCGCGCGCTGGTCGGCTCGCCCGACGGCGGCAAAATCATTACCGGGGAGCGTAGAGGCTCCGCCTCGGACGCGGAACAAATCGGCGTTATGCTGGCGGAAGAACTGTTGGCGAAGGGCGCCAGAGAAATTCTTCAGACGGTTTATCAGGACGCTTCCTCATCATGA